One region of Bacillus pumilus genomic DNA includes:
- a CDS encoding ATP-dependent Clp protease ATP-binding subunit, with the protein MRCQHCQVNEATIRLNMQVNSSRSQMVLCEDCYTSLMEQSKMKMGPQLFGGSSFFSGQEQAGHTQNVEQPKQKGLLDELGRNLTDGANAGLIDPVIGRDEEVARVIEILNRRNKNNPVLIGEPGVGKTAIAEGLALKIASGDVPNKLKNKQIYLLDVSSLVANTGIRGQFEERMKQLIKELQSRKNIILFVDEIHLLVGAGSAEGSMDAGNILKPALARGELQLVGATTLKEYRQIEKDAALERRFQPVIVDEPTQAEAIEILKGIQDKYESYHGVTYSDEAIQACVQLSSRYIQDRHLPDKAIDLMDEAGSKANLSIDAASEDELTNRLREIATEKQAALKEEQYEKAAKLRDEEEAIEARLQNKTNDKEHVVTAEDIQAIVEQKTGIPVGKLQADEQTKMKEIDVRLKARVIGQEHAVEKVAKAVKRSRAGLKSKHRPTGSFLFVGPTGVGKTELSKTLAEELFGSRDAIIRLDMSEYMEKHSVSKLIGSPPGYVGHDEAGQLTEKVRRKPYSIILLDEIEKAHPDVQHMFLQIMEDGRLTDSQGRTVSFKDTVIIMTSNAGSTDKTVKVGFQSDQEEAIEEQSLIDSLSAYFKPEFLNRFDSIIQFDSLDRDDLVKIVDLLLNELSEQLKEQNLTVHVTKEAKEKIAELGYHPAFGARPLRRTIQEHVEDQMTEILLEEEQLSGFTVEVEDNEIVVKKG; encoded by the coding sequence ATGCGTTGTCAACATTGTCAAGTAAATGAAGCAACTATTCGCCTGAATATGCAAGTGAATTCATCCCGGAGCCAAATGGTTTTATGTGAAGACTGCTACACCTCTTTGATGGAGCAATCAAAAATGAAAATGGGACCTCAATTGTTCGGAGGAAGCTCATTCTTCTCTGGGCAAGAGCAAGCAGGACATACGCAAAACGTAGAGCAGCCAAAGCAAAAAGGCTTACTTGATGAACTTGGCCGCAATTTAACAGATGGCGCAAATGCTGGTTTAATTGATCCAGTCATCGGCCGTGATGAAGAAGTCGCAAGAGTCATTGAGATTTTAAATAGAAGAAATAAAAACAATCCTGTCCTCATTGGTGAACCAGGTGTTGGGAAAACAGCGATCGCTGAAGGACTTGCATTGAAAATTGCAAGTGGCGATGTACCAAATAAATTAAAGAACAAACAAATCTATTTATTAGATGTCTCCTCCCTTGTAGCGAATACAGGGATACGTGGTCAATTTGAGGAAAGAATGAAGCAGTTAATCAAAGAACTGCAAAGCCGTAAAAATATTATCTTATTTGTAGATGAAATCCATCTTCTTGTAGGCGCTGGATCTGCCGAAGGGTCAATGGATGCTGGAAACATCTTAAAACCAGCTCTTGCACGAGGCGAGCTCCAGCTAGTAGGTGCGACGACATTAAAAGAATATCGTCAAATTGAAAAAGATGCCGCACTTGAACGACGCTTCCAGCCCGTCATTGTAGATGAGCCAACACAAGCTGAAGCGATCGAAATTTTAAAAGGCATTCAAGATAAGTACGAAAGCTACCATGGCGTCACCTATTCAGACGAAGCCATTCAAGCGTGTGTTCAATTATCTTCCCGGTATATTCAAGACCGTCATCTACCGGATAAAGCCATTGATTTAATGGATGAAGCAGGTTCAAAAGCGAACCTCTCCATTGATGCAGCAAGTGAAGATGAACTAACAAATCGTCTGAGAGAAATTGCTACTGAAAAACAAGCCGCTTTAAAAGAAGAACAATACGAAAAAGCAGCGAAGCTTCGAGATGAAGAAGAGGCCATTGAAGCTAGACTTCAAAACAAAACAAATGACAAAGAACATGTCGTCACAGCAGAAGACATTCAAGCCATTGTGGAACAAAAAACAGGCATCCCTGTCGGCAAACTGCAAGCAGACGAACAAACCAAAATGAAAGAAATTGACGTCCGCTTAAAAGCACGAGTGATCGGTCAGGAACATGCGGTTGAAAAGGTAGCGAAAGCTGTGAAGAGAAGCAGAGCCGGCTTAAAATCGAAACATAGACCAACTGGCTCCTTCCTATTCGTTGGACCAACAGGTGTCGGGAAAACCGAATTATCAAAAACACTAGCTGAAGAATTATTTGGTTCGAGAGATGCGATCATCCGTTTAGATATGAGTGAGTACATGGAGAAACACTCAGTATCTAAGCTCATCGGTTCTCCTCCTGGTTATGTTGGACATGATGAAGCGGGTCAACTGACGGAAAAAGTACGCAGAAAACCATACAGCATCATTTTGCTGGATGAAATCGAAAAAGCACACCCTGATGTGCAGCACATGTTCCTTCAAATCATGGAAGATGGCCGATTAACAGATAGCCAAGGTAGAACCGTCAGCTTTAAAGATACGGTCATTATCATGACAAGTAACGCAGGCAGCACAGATAAAACGGTCAAAGTCGGCTTCCAGTCTGATCAGGAAGAAGCAATTGAGGAGCAATCACTCATTGATTCACTCAGCGCCTATTTCAAGCCAGAATTCTTGAACCGTTTTGACAGCATCATTCAGTTTGATTCATTAGATCGAGATGATTTAGTGAAGATTGTGGATCTTTTGCTCAATGAGCTATCAGAACAATTAAAAGAGCAAAATTTAACAGTCCATGTGACAAAAGAAGCGAAAGAAAAAATTGCAGAACTTGGATACCATCCTGCATTTGGTGCTCGTCCACTGCGAAGAACCATTCAAGAGCATGTTGAAGATCAAATGACGGAAATATTGCTTGAAGAAGAACAGCTTTCAGGATTTACTGTAGAAGTTGAAGATAACGAAATTGTTGTAAAAAAAGGATAA
- the queC gene encoding 7-cyano-7-deazaguanine synthase QueC, with protein sequence MKNEKAVVVFSGGQDSTTCLLWALQQFEEVETVTFHYNQRHQEEIDVAKRIADKLGVKNHLLDMSLLNQLAPNALTRDDIDIEEKEGELPSTFVPGRNLVFLSFASILAYQIGARHIITGVCETDFSGYPDCRDEFVKSCNVTVNLAMEKPFVIHTPLMWLNKAETWKLADELNALDFVKNETLTCYNGIMSDGCGECPACKLRKKGYDTYMEMKEAK encoded by the coding sequence ATGAAAAATGAAAAAGCAGTCGTTGTCTTTAGCGGGGGACAAGACAGTACGACATGTTTATTATGGGCACTTCAACAATTCGAAGAGGTAGAAACCGTGACCTTTCATTATAATCAGCGTCATCAAGAAGAAATTGATGTCGCCAAAAGAATTGCTGACAAGTTAGGTGTGAAGAACCATCTATTAGATATGTCTCTTTTGAATCAGCTGGCACCAAATGCTTTAACAAGAGATGACATTGACATTGAGGAAAAAGAAGGAGAGCTGCCTTCCACATTTGTACCAGGAAGAAACTTAGTGTTCTTATCCTTCGCTTCTATTCTTGCGTATCAGATCGGTGCAAGACATATTATCACAGGTGTATGTGAAACAGACTTTAGCGGCTATCCAGATTGCCGTGACGAGTTTGTAAAGTCTTGTAATGTCACAGTGAATTTGGCGATGGAAAAACCATTTGTCATCCATACACCACTCATGTGGCTCAATAAAGCAGAAACATGGAAGCTAGCAGACGAGCTGAATGCATTAGATTTTGTGAAAAATGAAACGCTCACTTGCTATAATGGCATCATGTCTGATGGCTGCGGGGAATGTCCTGCGTGTAAGCTTCGGAAAAAGGGCTATGACACTTATATGGAAATGAAGGAGGCAAAATAA
- a CDS encoding YkvS family protein — translation MKIAKIGNVIEFRNGLTGVVEKVNENSVIVDVTIMDNYRDLELDSLTVVNHKNYKIIKDSVH, via the coding sequence TTGAAGATTGCAAAAATTGGAAATGTGATCGAATTTAGAAATGGTTTAACAGGTGTAGTTGAAAAAGTGAATGAAAACTCTGTCATTGTGGATGTCACCATTATGGACAACTATAGAGATTTAGAACTGGATTCACTAACAGTCGTTAATCATAAAAACTATAAAATCATCAAAGACTCCGTACATTAA
- the stoA gene encoding endospore biogenesis thiol-disulfide oxidoreductase StoA, which produces MNRKYLPACLLIMTLLLLLLGSEAEAKEPVMAPKIEAPALTGETQMIPAKGKKTILHFWTTWCPSCKMELPVFDQLVKENQSDVDILTVNLLGAEQSKHAVAQFVKDRKFTFPVILDERGEMMKKYQIITIPTSFLINEKGEIVKNHVGPLTKKQIKEWTDF; this is translated from the coding sequence ATGAATCGTAAATATCTACCCGCCTGTCTTCTTATTATGACCTTGCTTCTATTACTCTTAGGCAGCGAGGCTGAAGCGAAAGAGCCCGTTATGGCGCCAAAGATAGAGGCTCCTGCATTAACTGGTGAAACGCAGATGATTCCGGCGAAAGGAAAAAAGACCATTTTGCATTTTTGGACAACATGGTGCCCGTCCTGCAAAATGGAGCTGCCTGTATTTGACCAGCTCGTGAAAGAAAATCAGAGTGATGTTGATATCTTAACGGTGAATTTACTAGGGGCAGAACAAAGTAAACATGCGGTTGCCCAATTTGTGAAAGACAGAAAGTTTACATTCCCGGTCATACTAGATGAGCGAGGGGAAATGATGAAGAAATACCAAATCATCACCATTCCAACCAGCTTTTTGATAAATGAAAAAGGGGAAATTGTGAAAAATCATGTAGGTCCACTGACGAAAAAACAAATCAAGGAGTGGACGGATTTTTAG
- a CDS encoding GNAT family N-acetyltransferase produces MQNSNDIIVRFGNMEDAETTLDIQSSVIAESDYLLTTPEENKKTLLEHKAWIQKRIENENETYIVAQKDGKVIGFIAFENGSNRKRTAHAGSFGLMVHKSFRGLGVGEMLLTALLNWAEMNPSIEKVSLAVFSTNQKAISLYKKMGFREEGRKIKEFKISEHEYWDDVLMYKLV; encoded by the coding sequence ATGCAAAATTCAAATGATATCATTGTGCGTTTTGGGAATATGGAAGACGCTGAAACTACTTTAGACATACAGTCATCAGTGATTGCTGAATCAGATTATTTACTTACAACGCCTGAAGAAAACAAAAAAACCCTTTTAGAACACAAGGCTTGGATACAAAAAAGAATAGAGAACGAAAACGAAACGTACATAGTTGCTCAAAAAGACGGAAAAGTCATTGGGTTTATAGCATTTGAAAATGGATCAAATAGAAAAAGAACTGCCCACGCAGGTTCATTTGGTTTGATGGTTCATAAGAGCTTTAGAGGTTTAGGCGTAGGGGAAATGTTGCTAACAGCGTTATTAAATTGGGCAGAAATGAATCCTTCGATCGAAAAGGTTAGTTTAGCGGTATTCTCTACAAATCAAAAGGCCATTTCTTTGTACAAAAAGATGGGATTCAGAGAAGAAGGTCGTAAAATAAAAGAATTTAAAATAAGTGAACATGAATACTGGGACGATGTTTTAATGTATAAACTTGTTTAA
- a CDS encoding polysaccharide biosynthesis protein, with product MNRFVKGVILLSVAAFIAECIEFLVNMILARELGEHGMGLYMSILPIIMLVLVIASLELPVSISKFIAESHERLHKSMLRHAFKMTLVVTCTTTGIAAIVLPFIPVFQSYHPLMKGLVLSLIPIIAFTSIARGYFMGKQQMGRIALANMLKKTIQLICLFLFFHWYSFDIETAVLIAIGVIVASDLVVFIYLYSQYVMAKNAVNVRSVELRGIDVRKRLLAVSIPTTGMRIFHAIANAIEPFLIKGALIAAGISGTLAVDHYGMLAGVAMSIGFFPAFIAHSIMIVMIPSVSEAYALGQYALVKKRVRQAIFITFGYGVPAVMVMYYFAYPLTQLFFDSPQAAVYLQLLWPYFLCHLFVMPFQACLIGMGLIKDVFLHNIWVHVVSFSMVYFLGSIESLNMMGVILGMNTGMLLLTALHYATICKELGVSMFLRVKKA from the coding sequence ATGAATCGATTTGTAAAAGGGGTCATTCTGCTATCTGTCGCAGCTTTCATTGCGGAGTGTATAGAGTTTTTAGTCAATATGATTTTAGCGAGAGAGCTTGGAGAACATGGAATGGGTCTATATATGAGTATCCTTCCAATCATCATGCTGGTCCTCGTGATTGCCAGCTTAGAGCTGCCAGTCTCCATTTCTAAATTCATTGCAGAATCGCATGAGCGGCTCCATAAAAGTATGCTCCGCCATGCGTTTAAAATGACGCTTGTGGTGACATGTACAACAACGGGGATCGCTGCGATTGTCCTGCCGTTCATTCCAGTGTTTCAGTCGTATCATCCGCTCATGAAAGGGCTTGTGCTGTCTCTTATTCCAATTATTGCGTTTACCTCGATTGCACGCGGCTATTTTATGGGAAAGCAGCAAATGGGCAGGATCGCTCTTGCCAATATGCTGAAGAAAACGATCCAGCTCATCTGCTTGTTTTTGTTCTTCCATTGGTATTCGTTTGATATTGAAACAGCGGTACTCATTGCCATCGGTGTCATTGTCGCGAGTGATCTCGTCGTCTTTATTTATTTATACTCCCAATACGTCATGGCGAAAAATGCTGTCAATGTCAGGTCTGTTGAATTAAGAGGAATTGACGTGAGAAAGCGCCTATTAGCTGTCTCCATTCCGACAACGGGCATGCGGATTTTTCATGCGATCGCAAATGCCATAGAACCATTTTTAATCAAAGGAGCCCTTATTGCAGCAGGCATCTCTGGCACACTTGCTGTTGATCATTACGGCATGCTGGCTGGTGTCGCGATGTCGATCGGTTTTTTCCCTGCGTTTATCGCTCATTCCATCATGATTGTGATGATTCCGAGTGTATCTGAAGCCTATGCTTTAGGTCAGTATGCCCTTGTGAAAAAACGTGTCAGGCAGGCGATTTTCATTACATTTGGGTACGGGGTGCCGGCAGTGATGGTGATGTATTATTTTGCTTATCCGCTCACGCAGCTCTTTTTTGATTCACCGCAAGCTGCTGTCTATTTACAGCTGCTTTGGCCGTACTTTTTATGCCACCTGTTTGTGATGCCATTTCAAGCGTGCTTAATCGGTATGGGGCTCATTAAAGATGTGTTCCTACATAATATATGGGTGCATGTCGTCTCGTTTTCAATGGTGTATTTTCTCGGATCAATTGAAAGCTTAAATATGATGGGGGTTATATTAGGGATGAATACGGGCATGCTTCTGTTGACTGCACTGCATTATGCGACGATTTGTAAGGAGCTCGGCGTTTCCATGTTTCTTAGAGTGAAAAAAGCATGA
- the queE gene encoding 7-carboxy-7-deazaguanine synthase QueE, with amino-acid sequence MAKAIPVLEIFGPTIQGEGMVIGQKTMFVRTAGCDYSCSWCDSAFTWNGSAKHDIQWLHAEDIVKELKRIGGQAFSHVTISGGNPALLKQMESLIDLLHEEGIDTALETQGTMYQDWFLKIDDLTISPKPPSSNMKTDFTKLTRIIDELKNGNRLQHASLKVVIFDDHDLAYAKDVHAKYPELPFYLQVGNDDTTTGDDAYLLTHLLKKYEALVDQVAQDPDLNRVRVLPQLHTLLWGNKRGV; translated from the coding sequence ATGGCTAAAGCAATTCCTGTATTAGAAATCTTTGGTCCGACCATTCAAGGAGAAGGGATGGTCATTGGACAAAAAACCATGTTTGTCAGAACGGCTGGCTGTGACTACTCTTGCAGCTGGTGTGATTCCGCCTTTACTTGGAATGGATCAGCAAAGCATGACATTCAGTGGCTTCACGCAGAGGACATTGTCAAGGAATTAAAAAGAATAGGTGGACAGGCTTTTTCTCATGTCACCATTTCAGGGGGAAACCCTGCGCTTTTAAAACAAATGGAATCACTTATTGATTTGCTACACGAAGAAGGAATTGATACAGCGCTTGAAACACAAGGGACAATGTATCAGGACTGGTTTTTGAAAATTGATGATTTAACGATTTCTCCGAAGCCGCCAAGCTCAAATATGAAAACAGATTTCACGAAACTCACGCGTATTATAGATGAGCTGAAAAACGGAAATAGATTGCAGCATGCAAGCCTGAAGGTCGTGATTTTTGACGATCATGATCTAGCCTATGCAAAGGATGTTCATGCGAAATATCCAGAGCTTCCTTTTTATTTGCAGGTAGGAAATGATGACACGACAACAGGTGATGATGCGTACTTATTGACGCACTTATTAAAGAAGTATGAAGCGCTTGTCGATCAAGTAGCGCAAGACCCAGACTTAAATCGCGTAAGAGTGCTGCCGCAGCTGCACACATTATTATGGGGCAATAAACGAGGCGTATAG
- a CDS encoding cell wall hydrolase, whose protein sequence is MMKIHTALFVILMLIAAMKMDNIQEQQGTLSHELSQAPVKHELSYIDQDEHDQVIPAFSEEKRQPKVKMLSTSSEKMSSKPKQKKRVKSETTNEESAKRYSNEEMELLSRLVHAEAKGESYAGKKAVASVVLNRVEHRSFPDSVKGVIYQRNAFQPVSNGSIHDKADQDSVKAVKQVVKEHDRTTKAIYFYNPKTATDNWIRSRKIVERIGRHVFAV, encoded by the coding sequence ATGATGAAAATTCATACCGCTCTTTTTGTCATCCTTATGCTAATCGCAGCCATGAAGATGGACAACATACAAGAGCAGCAAGGCACATTAAGTCACGAACTTTCACAAGCACCTGTTAAGCATGAGCTTTCATATATAGATCAAGATGAACACGATCAAGTCATCCCAGCATTTTCAGAGGAGAAGCGTCAGCCGAAAGTCAAAATGCTAAGTACGTCTTCAGAAAAAATGTCTTCAAAACCGAAGCAAAAGAAAAGAGTAAAATCAGAAACGACGAACGAGGAAAGCGCCAAACGCTATTCTAATGAGGAAATGGAACTGCTCTCACGATTGGTACATGCTGAAGCGAAAGGTGAATCTTACGCAGGTAAAAAAGCTGTGGCAAGCGTCGTCTTAAACAGGGTGGAGCATCGCTCTTTTCCTGACAGTGTCAAAGGTGTTATTTATCAGCGAAATGCTTTCCAGCCAGTATCGAATGGAAGCATTCATGATAAAGCAGATCAAGATTCTGTTAAAGCTGTGAAGCAAGTAGTGAAAGAACATGACAGAACAACAAAGGCCATTTATTTTTATAATCCCAAAACGGCAACAGATAACTGGATTCGTTCTCGCAAAATTGTAGAACGTATCGGTCGTCACGTATTTGCTGTATAA
- a CDS encoding heavy metal translocating P-type ATPase: protein MNENTALYQTTNQKESKWSLHQWAQHGELIAAGISGILILVGWMLKDESMWSIPLFILAFIIGGFAKAKEGIEETISSKSLNVELLMIFAAIGSAIIGYWAEGAILIFIFSLSGALETYTSNKSKKDLTALMSIAPDEATFIEENGTTIQVSASSLTPGDRIMIKAGERIAADGVILSGRTSVDESALTGESVPQEKGQGEDVFAGTVNLNGSLTVEVTKHNEETLFHKIIKLVESAQESVSPSQAFIEKFEGAYVKGVLITVAILMVLPHFVLGWSMSETFYRAMVFMVVASPCALVASIMPAALSLISNGARNGMLVKGSVFLEKLGTSSMIAFDKTGTITSGKPAVEQVVIAKGQEEAAFYQALYQIESQSNHPLAKAISDMAQEQQIERSAHVTIEETSGFGVKAQLNGETWRIGKKDFAGKASMDREIEETGEHLSEKGYTVVYVQKDQEVVGCLGLKDQIRPEAKKMIQELNDLGIQTVMLTGDQQKTAEAIAQEAGIQKVVAGCLPDEKVHEVNQLKKHGNSIIMVGDGINDAPALATADVGVAMGGGTDVALETADLILMKNNLNNLTKMIRLSRKMNRIIKQNIIFSLTVICLLICANFLQVLDLPFGVIGHEGSTILVILNGLRLLRAS, encoded by the coding sequence ATGAATGAGAATACAGCACTTTATCAAACAACAAATCAAAAGGAATCGAAATGGTCCCTTCATCAATGGGCACAGCACGGAGAATTAATAGCAGCAGGTATCTCGGGGATTCTCATTTTGGTTGGATGGATGTTAAAGGATGAGAGCATGTGGAGTATTCCTTTATTTATCCTTGCGTTTATAATTGGAGGTTTTGCAAAGGCGAAGGAGGGAATTGAAGAAACCATTTCATCTAAAAGCTTGAATGTTGAACTTTTAATGATTTTCGCAGCTATAGGCTCAGCAATCATTGGATATTGGGCAGAGGGCGCGATCTTAATTTTTATTTTCTCACTTAGTGGTGCGCTTGAAACGTATACATCAAATAAAAGCAAGAAGGATTTAACAGCTTTAATGAGCATCGCACCAGATGAAGCGACTTTCATTGAAGAAAATGGTACGACCATTCAAGTCTCTGCTTCATCATTAACACCAGGTGACCGTATCATGATCAAAGCTGGGGAACGTATTGCAGCAGATGGTGTGATTTTAAGCGGAAGAACAAGTGTGGATGAATCTGCGCTTACGGGCGAGTCTGTGCCCCAGGAAAAAGGGCAAGGCGAAGATGTGTTTGCGGGAACAGTGAACTTAAATGGTTCCTTAACAGTAGAAGTGACCAAACATAATGAAGAAACGCTTTTCCATAAAATTATTAAACTTGTCGAATCGGCTCAAGAAAGTGTGTCACCAAGCCAGGCATTTATTGAAAAATTCGAAGGTGCGTATGTAAAAGGTGTACTGATCACCGTCGCGATTTTAATGGTTCTGCCTCATTTTGTACTAGGCTGGAGTATGAGTGAAACCTTCTACCGGGCCATGGTGTTTATGGTCGTAGCATCACCTTGTGCGCTTGTTGCATCCATTATGCCAGCTGCTTTATCACTGATCTCAAACGGCGCAAGAAACGGAATGCTTGTTAAAGGGAGCGTCTTTTTAGAAAAGCTAGGCACTAGCAGCATGATTGCTTTTGACAAAACGGGGACGATTACAAGCGGAAAGCCAGCTGTGGAGCAGGTGGTGATCGCTAAAGGACAAGAGGAAGCGGCCTTTTATCAGGCGCTTTATCAAATTGAAAGTCAATCAAACCATCCATTAGCGAAAGCGATCTCTGATATGGCACAAGAGCAACAAATAGAAAGATCAGCTCATGTCACCATTGAAGAAACCTCTGGTTTTGGTGTAAAGGCACAATTGAATGGAGAAACGTGGCGGATTGGGAAGAAAGACTTTGCTGGCAAGGCTTCAATGGACCGCGAGATTGAAGAAACAGGAGAGCATCTTTCTGAAAAAGGATACACAGTGGTGTATGTTCAAAAGGATCAAGAAGTCGTTGGGTGCCTTGGCCTTAAAGATCAAATTAGACCTGAAGCGAAAAAAATGATTCAAGAGCTGAATGATTTAGGCATCCAAACCGTCATGCTGACAGGAGATCAGCAAAAAACGGCTGAAGCCATTGCGCAGGAAGCCGGCATCCAAAAGGTTGTTGCTGGGTGCCTTCCAGATGAAAAGGTACATGAGGTCAATCAACTTAAAAAACACGGTAATTCCATCATCATGGTAGGAGACGGAATCAATGATGCACCGGCACTCGCCACAGCAGATGTGGGGGTTGCGATGGGCGGAGGCACAGACGTGGCTTTAGAAACAGCAGATCTGATCTTAATGAAAAATAATTTAAATAACTTAACGAAGATGATCCGTCTTTCAAGAAAGATGAACCGAATTATTAAGCAAAATATTATTTTCTCATTAACGGTGATTTGTTTGTTAATTTGTGCGAATTTCTTACAAGTGCTTGATTTGCCTTTTGGCGTCATCGGGCATGAAGGAAGTACGATTTTGGTCATTTTAAATGGACTGCGTCTGCTTCGTGCATCTTAA
- the queF gene encoding preQ(1) synthase: MTTRKPEELEGVTLLGNQGTNYLFDYAPQVLETFPNKHTNRDYFVKFNCPEFTSLCPQTGQPDFATVYISYIPNEIMVESKSLKLYLFSFRNHGDFHEDCMNIIMNDLIELMDPRYIEVWGKFTPRGGISIDPYTNYGKPGTKYEEMASYRMMNHDMYPETIDNR; the protein is encoded by the coding sequence ATGACGACAAGAAAACCAGAAGAATTAGAAGGTGTCACTTTACTAGGAAATCAAGGAACCAATTATTTGTTTGATTATGCACCACAAGTGCTTGAAACATTTCCAAATAAACATACAAATAGAGATTATTTTGTGAAATTCAACTGCCCAGAATTTACGTCACTTTGTCCGCAAACAGGTCAGCCGGATTTTGCGACAGTTTATATCAGCTATATCCCAAATGAAATCATGGTTGAAAGTAAATCATTAAAATTGTATTTGTTCAGCTTCCGTAACCACGGTGATTTTCATGAGGATTGTATGAATATTATTATGAATGATCTCATTGAATTGATGGACCCAAGATACATTGAAGTATGGGGCAAATTTACACCAAGAGGCGGTATTTCAATTGACCCGTACACGAACTACGGAAAACCTGGTACCAAATATGAAGAAATGGCTTCATATCGCATGATGAATCATGATATGTATCCTGAAACGATTGATAATCGCTAA
- the queD gene encoding 6-carboxytetrahydropterin synthase QueD, which yields MLSQIYPQTNHPYSFELNKDMHISAAHFIPREDAGACSRVHGHTYTINITIAGDDLDESGFLVNFSTLKKLIHGQYDHTLLNDHEEFSSTDPYAMPTTEVVAKTVHDKVAAYLSTLANKPVCVQVFVRETPTSYCIYRPKRVEHNG from the coding sequence ATGCTTTCTCAAATCTATCCACAAACGAATCATCCATACTCATTTGAATTGAACAAGGATATGCATATATCAGCTGCCCATTTCATCCCAAGAGAGGATGCAGGTGCTTGCAGCCGTGTACATGGTCACACGTACACCATCAATATAACCATTGCTGGAGATGACCTAGATGAATCGGGTTTCCTTGTCAATTTTAGTACACTGAAAAAACTTATTCATGGACAGTATGATCACACGCTACTCAATGATCATGAGGAATTCTCATCAACCGATCCATACGCGATGCCTACTACAGAGGTTGTGGCAAAGACAGTGCATGACAAAGTCGCAGCATATTTATCGACTTTAGCAAATAAACCAGTATGTGTTCAGGTCTTTGTTAGGGAGACACCAACAAGCTACTGCATTTACCGGCCGAAACGAGTTGAACACAATGGCTAA